Proteins co-encoded in one Brassica rapa cultivar Chiifu-401-42 chromosome A02, CAAS_Brap_v3.01, whole genome shotgun sequence genomic window:
- the LOC117132097 gene encoding uncharacterized protein LOC117132097: MASKGKAPPPLRSRPPPDPPPFTIPPIPFESLILTEPPEPPNPPDATFTFVLQVLDLESPASTMVLGTTSGVAPGVSTSRELSSTARSPRQPHNKLLHQNEDLDFNRAFPIVPPVPPESEAFMPWDLCYDVDVISTQPLLLLLPLAEVSLIRTLTITGSLEDWALKDEILTVNCFLKAAFITLAQAFGGYLFTVMCRSQPKHFFTGKPWSHVDGPSFLSFKLSQDVMMFWNDSFPRFEDVTHPWSFRVKFVLPLYEEVTLCSTTLLPHCEAATWNCVFVAMDSIVSDWSTWLWWSCSQLLGSSASPSATSIGLSSLPCLSDSIVPCFALRLGMDLNEITGFFIFENLVTLFTPLSCCSNLCTAICLAVAFAKGLVPKLCCLNTLV, encoded by the exons ATGGCTTCAAAGGGTAAAGCTCCTCCTCCGCTGCGGTCACGACCTCCACCAGATCCACCACCATTCACGATTCCTCCGATACCGTTTGAATCTCTCATTCTCACAGAGCCACCAGAGCCGCCAAACCCTCCAGATGCGACCTTCACCTTCGTTCTTCAAGTCTTAGATCTGGAATCCCCTGCCTCAACCATGGTGTTGGGTACCACGAGTGGTGTTGCTCCTGGTGTATCCACGAGTAGAGAACTCTCTTCCACCGCACGGAGTCCAAGACAGCCGCACAACAAGCTCCTCCACCAGAATGAAGATCTGGATTTCAACAGGGCCTTTCCGATAGTTCCTCCGGTCCCTCCAGAATCTGAAGCTTTTATGCCATGGGATCTCTGCTATGACGTGGATGTGATATCCACTCAGCCTCTTCTGCTGCTTCTTCCACTGGCTGAAGTTTCTCTTATCCGCACTCTCACCATTACGGGGAG TCTTGAGGACTGGGCTTTGAAGGATGAAATATTGACGGTGAATTGCTTTCTAAAGGCAGCTTTTATTACCTTAGCGCAAGCTTTTGGAGGGTATCTCTTTACTGTTATGTGCAGGTCTCAGCCAAAGCATTTTTTCACAGGGAAACCTTGGTCACACGTTGATGGACCCAGTTTTCTTTCCTTCAAGCTGTCGCAAGATGTTATGATGTTCTGGAATGACTCTTTCCCTCGTTTTGAGGATGTTACACACCCTTGGAGTTTCAGGGTGAAGTTCGTTTTACCTCTGTATGAGGAAGTTACTCTTTGTAGTACCACTTTATTACCTCATTGCGAGGCTGCTACATGGAATTGTGTCTTTGTGGCTATGGATTCTATTGTATCAGACTGGTCTACTTGGCTATGGTGGTCCTGCTCACAGCTATTAGGCTCTTCAGCTTCTCCATCTGCAACATCAATTGGACTCTCAAGTCTCCCGTGTCTTTCGGACTCAATTGTCCCCTGTTTTGCCCTACGCTTAGGGATGGATTTGAATGAGATCACAGGTTTCTTCATCTTTGAAAACCTTGTCACTCTCTTCACTCCTTTATCTTGTTGTTCTAATTTATGCACAGCAATTTGTTTAGCTGTTGCCTTTGCAAAGGGTTTAGTACCCAAACTTTGTTGTTTAAATACTCTAGTTTGA
- the LOC103851817 gene encoding uncharacterized protein LOC103851817, which translates to MNLNIKNVGNMICQDSSRTQEEEDLVEGVSRSMLDAETFSGEEEEEDLSSCSLSSMCSSDLTEEDDDASSSSSNGPLEDLSDLMLHLPIKRGLSKFYEGKSQSFTSLANVKSLEDLMKRGFNNTSNKARRKACKSTGGIIDQSYKKVYSPKATISKKATRTASSVLSCLARKRI; encoded by the exons ATGAATCTGAATATAAAGAACGTGGGCAATATGATCTGTCAAGATTCAAGTAggacacaagaagaagaagaccttGTTGAAGGAGTTTCAAGATCGATGTTAGACGCTGAAACATTCTccggggaagaagaagaagaagatttgtCATCTTGTTCATTATCTTCCATGTGTTCATCTGATTTAACAGAGGAGGATGATGAtgcatcttcatcttcttcaaatggaccTCTTGAAGATCTCTCTGACCTCATGTTACACCTGCCAATCAA GAGGGGATTGTCAAAGTTTTATGAAGGGAAATCTCAATCATTCACATCACTAGCAAATGTTAAAAGTCTTGAAGATCTTATGAAGAGAGGGTTTAATAATACAAGTAATAAAGCAAGAAGAAAGGCATGTAAGAGCACTGGAGGAATAATAGATCAAAGCTACAAAAAGGTTTATAGCCCAAAAGCTACAATCTCCAAGAAAGCCACAAGAACAGCTTCTTCTGTTCTCTCTTGTCTAGCCAGGAAAAGAATTTAG